CTATGCCAACTGAAATTGATGTAGTCGAACGTCGTATTAGACAATTAGAAATCGAAAGAACAGCATTAGGAAAAGAAACAGATACTGCTTCTTTGAACCGACTTTCTTCGTTAGAGCGCGAATTTTCTGGACTAAATGAAAAACGTGCGTCGTTAGTTTCGCGTTGGCAAGTTGAAAAAGAAGCTATTTCGTCAATCAGTCAGGCTAAGCATGATTTAGAGGAAGCTAAAAATTTAGCTGAGACAGCAGAACGCGATGGTAAATTAGAGAAAGCCGCCGAACTTAGATATTCTCGAATACCTGAACTTGAACATGAAATCGAATTACGCTCAGCTGCTTTAGAGCAAGTAGCTCCCGGAGATCGTATGTTGAAAGAAGAAGTTGACGAAGATGATATAGCGGAAGTAATTTCTAACTGGACGAAAATTCCAATCTCACGTTTACTTGAAGGTGAGATGCAAAAACTTTTGAATCTTGAAGATAAATTACATGAAAGCGTAGTTGGTCAAGACAAAGCTGTTTCGGTAATAGCAAGTGCAGTTAGGCGTTCTCGTTCAGGTTTATCTGACCCTGATCGACCTATTGGTTCATTCTTATTTTTAGGGCCAACTGGTGTTGGTAAGACTGAGCTAGCACGAGCTTTAGCATTAACTTTATTCGATGATGAAAAAGCTATGATCCGTATTGATATGAGTGAATATATGGACAAACACACTGTGTCGCGTTTAATTGGCGCACCTCCTGGATATATAGGTTACGACGAAGGCGGTCAGCTGACAGAAGCTATAAGGCGCAGACCTTATAGCGTGATTTTGTTAGATGAAATCGAGAAGGCAAATACTGATATATTTAATGTGTTGCTACAAGTTCTAGATGATGGGAGACTTACCGACGGTCAAGGACACGTTGTTAACTTTACTAATACTGTAATAATCATGACATCTAATCTTGGTGCTGGAGAAAATGAGTTGCAAGTTATAGATACTGTTCAACAATTCTTTAAACCAGAATTTGTTAACCGTATTGACGAGATGGTTGTATTCAGTTCACTTACCATAGAAGATTTATCAAAAATTGTTTTACTTCAACTCGATGATGTTGCTAAAAGACTTCGCGAAAAGAATCTCACACTTGTTGTTGATCAAGGAGCATCGCGCTTACTTGCAACAAAAGGGTATGATCCTGATTTTGGTGCTCGTCCATTAAAGAGAGTAATTCAACATGATGTTGTAGACGAAATTGCTAAAAAGATCCTTGAGGGTCAGTTCCGCGAAGGTGATGTAATACTTATCCAAAAAGGTGAAGGTGACGTTCTTATAATAGAACGAAGTGATAAGAGTGGGATTAACGAGTCTTTAGTTTAGGTTTTTTGCTTCATTCATATCAGAGTACTCTGCAGCCAAGGCATGCAGGAAGGCAGCTATAAGTAGCCCTGTCAATGCTCCACCCAATCCATAAAGTTCTAAACCTGCAAAAGTAACAAATATAACAACAATCGAATCAAGTCTCATCACGTGTTGTCCTAAATATCTATGTCGCACAAAGGATTCAATTATTTCATAGACAATTACTAAACCTAAGATAACGAATGCTTCATTAATATTTTTTGCTCCAGCAATAAGAAGAATTGGTAAGGACCCTATAAGTGTTCCAAATATAGGAATTATATTCCAAACTGCTACCCAGGTTGCCAACAGTCCACCAGCTGGTATTGAATAATATCTACAAAGTGAATATGCGAATAACCCGGTACTTAAACTTAACCCAATTTGTGCCCATGCAAATGAAGTTGAGCGTTTATAAGCGTGAGTGAGTTTTCTTCTAAATATATCTCTACGTTTTTCATTTTCAATAATACTTAGTGCTCCTAATAACAATTTTTTTCCGTAGCTTAAAAAGAAAAGCATCATAACTCCACTAGCAATAAATGCAATTGTTCGATCTGCATTAGCTCTTAGGCGTTCAGTTTTAGTCCCACCTTGAATATAATCAGGAATTGCTTTTATAACCGATTTTGTTTTATTTTCAATTTCAAACTTCTTAAAGCTCTCAGCGTACTTCCCTGTTCTTTCTAACTTTGCTGCTTTTTCAGGTAATGACTTTTCTAATTTTGTAGTTTGGGAATTAACATCATCAACAACAGAATATATAGGTATGACAATTAGAAGTAATGTAAAGATCGCCATGATAATTACAGCAAAAGTACGATTCATATATTTATCAAGAAGATTCACGCCGGGATAAAGCATAAAAGCAATAGAAATCGAGAAGAGTATCCATCCAATTGTTCGTGATGCATTATCTGTAGCATGTATTAAAAATATTCCAAGTCCTACCGATATAACAATTCCTATTGCTGATATAAAAGAAATCTTGAGAGTTATTGGATTTGACACTTTTTTATTCATTTGGCAAGTAACCTATAAGACGTGGTTAAAAAAGATGACATGTCTAAAGTTATAGAAGATGATCTCAATTTATCTGATGTAGGCATTACTACTTCTTCTCGTTCCATAGACATACATCCTAGAAGCTTTCCTATGATAGTTTTGGCAATTGTTTTTTTAGGTGTATCTGCATTACTTTTTTCTAATATTGCTAAAACTTTTACAGCATTTGTGGTGGCGATGCTTTTTGCGCTTGCTTTAGACCCTTTAATTGTTAAATTGCAAGATTGTAGGAATTGGAAAGTTTATAGATATATAACTAGAAGCAAAAATAAAAAATCTGATCAAAAACAACTGGGTAGATACCTTTCTGTATCCGTTGTTTTAGGTTTATTTATTGTTTCAATAACACTAGGTTCATATCTTATTGCTCCTCAAATATCTACTCAGATACAAAATTTTGCAAAAGAGATCCCACAGACAGTTAAAGGCCTAGAACGTATTCCACTAATTGGTGAGAAAATAGGAAGTAAAGAAAATCAAGAAAAGATTTCAGATGCAATAAAAGAACTCCCTGATAGATTGAGTTCAAGGAATTCTCCTCTGGGCACAATTTTTAAATCTATAGCAAATGGCGCATACTTAGGGTTTCTATTTATAATGATGTTTATAGCCCTATTATTAGACGGACCTAGAGTAGTTAAGAATCTTCGTTCAATAGTACCTGGCGAGAATAAAGAAGCTGCAGATAGAATTTCTCATGCTTTATACAGGGTTATTGGTAAATATATGGCAGGTTCTATATTCGTGGCATTACTCGCAGGGACAGTTATGGGAACATTGGGGCTGATCTTAGGTTTACCCCTAGTTCCATTGTTATTTGTTTGGATAACTTTTACTAATTTGATTCCACAAATAGGTGGCCTATTAGGCGGTTTGCCTTTTGTGTTATTTGGGTTTGGAGTTTCTCCTTTAACGGGGACACTATGTGCTGCAATCTTCTTAGGATATCAACAAATTGAAAATCATCTAATCCAACCAATCGTAATAGGTAAAACTATAAAAATTTCTCCGCCAATTACAATGGTTGCTGCACTTTTAGGTGCCAGCGCAGGAGGAATTTTAGGCGCAATGTTAGCGGTACCTTTTGTTGGAGTGATAAAAGCAATGGCAGCAGAATTTGATTTTCCAAGAGGTGTAAGAGCAAAGATGATTGAAAAAGAAGTCATAGAACCTGAAGAATCTGAACTCTAATAATCTCTTAGCACTTTAATAGTTCTAAGTGGTGGATATTTTATTATCATGCAAGTTCTACTATATGAAAAAATCATAAAAATAAGGCGCAAATCTAAACGTCCTGGTTAATCGAAATCTACTTCGGTAACTTGAAATTAACCTAAATAAGATATAGATTAACTAATTACATCGACGAAGTTTATTTACTTTTTAGATGGGTCAGAATACTATCGTGATTATTCGAGGGAAACACTTTCGTAAACTGGCTGGGGTGGAACCTGACTTTGATGATGTTAGGAATACGAACTGAGAATTTTTTGATCTTGGTTCAGATTCATATTTTCATTTAGAGTCGATTGTTGGCAGTTAGAAAATATAGTGTGCGTACAAAAATACGTGCTCCATGGGTGGAGGTAAAAATGGCCCTTACAGAGGTCGAAGCAAAAGTCGAATTCGATGATGCAGAAAATAAACTTGATGAAAAAAATTTGGAAAGCAATGTTAGCAAAATAACGTCTGATGTAGATCCAACTGAAACGGGAATGCGTATTAAAAAACGTAATGGCTCTTTAGAACCTTGTGACGTAAATAAAATTGTTAGAGCTATTGCTCGTTGTTCTGTCGGTCTTGATAAAGTCGATTCAATGCGCGTCGCTATGCGTACTATTGCGGGCTTACATGATGGTGCCACTACCGAAGAATTGGACCGTCTTTCTATTCAAACAGCTGGCGCTTTAGTAGTTGAAGAACCGGAATATAGCCGTCTAGCAGCGCGTTTGCTTGCTACCTTTATAGATAAAGAGGTTCGTAACCAAGGTATTCAAAGCTTTTCACAGAGTATTGCTCATGAACATATGAATGGGCTAGTTAATGACGATATTTTTGAATTCGTTAATGCAAATGCAAGAAAACTTGATGATGCTATTGAAACAAATAATTCATGGTTGTTCGAATACTTTGGTTTACGTACCACAGCTGATCGCTATCTACTTCGTCAACCAGAATCTCGAAAAGTCGTAGAAACACCACAGTATTTCTTTTTACGTGTTGCCTGTGGCTTGGCTGAAAATGTTCATGAGGCTATAAGTTTTTATAAACTAATCTCATCTCTTGCTTATTTACCAAGTTCTCCAACACTGTTTAATGCAGGAACAATGCATACACAAATGTCATCATGTTATTTATTAGATTCACCACTTGATTCACTTGATTCGATTTATGACAAATATAAAGATGTAGCTCGTCTTTCAAAGCATGCTGGTGGAATTGGTCTCGCCTATTCAAGAGTCCGTTCTCGTGGTTCCCTAATTAGAGGTACAAATGGTTTGAGTAATGGTATTGTTCCCTGGCTCAAAACACTTGATAGTTCAGTCATGGCAGTCAATCAAGGAGGTCGTAGAAAAGGTGCGGCTTGTGTTTATCTTGAAACTTGGCATGCAGATATTGAAGAATTCCTAGAACTTCGCGACAATACAGGTGATGAATCACGTCGTACACACCACCTAAATCTGGCAAACTGGGTACCTGACATTTTCATGCGCAGAGTCGATGAAGATGGCCAGTGGTCTTTGTTCGATCCAAATGATTACCCAGAGTTTGTTGATCTTTATGGTGAAGAATTCGATGCGGCATATGAGAAGGCGGAAGCAAAAGGTAATTTCGTAAAACAAGTTCCTGCACGCGATATCTATGGCCGTATGATGAGAACATTGGCCCAAACTGGTAATGGTTGGATGACCTTTAAAGATGCTTGTAATAAAAAAGCTAATCAAGTTGGTAAAAGCAACAATATAATTCATCTTTCAAATCTATGTACAGAGATTCTTGAAGTTACTTCTGATACTGAAACTGCAGTTTGTAACTTGGGTTCGATAAATCTTTCTAAATTTGTAGACGATGGTCCAAACGGTAAACAAGTTGCCTATGATCGAATTGGCGAAGTAGTTCGTACAGCAGTGACTTTCTTAGACAGAGTGATTGACCGCAACTGGTACCCAATAGAAACTGCACAAGCATCAAACTCTAGATGGCGGCCAATAGGTTTAGGTTTGATGGGTCTTCAAGACGTATTTTTCCAACTTAAAATTGCCTTCGATTCAGAAGAAGCTAAGAAAATATCTTCTCGTATTTCTGAAGAAATTTATTATCACGCATTGGTTCGATCGATTGAACTAGCTGAAGAATTTGGTCCTCATTCTGCTTTTAGTGAGACAAGAGCGGCAGAGGGTAAGTTTCAATTTGACCTATGGGAAAATGCAGTACCTCAAGAAGCAAAACGCTTTGAAGATCTTCGTGAGCGAATGGTCAAATCTGGTTTGCGTAACTCGCTAATGATTGCGATCGCACCAACCGCAACCATTGCATCTATTGCGGGTTGTTATGAATGTATTGAGCCACAAATATCAAATTTATTTAAGCGCGAAACTCTTTCAGGAGAATTTTTACAAATAAATTCATACTTGGTTAAAGACCTTCAATCAGAAGGACTTTGGACTGAAGCGGTTAGAGACAAGATCAAAAAAGCAGAAGGATCGATTCAGGCTATCGACGAAATCCCACAAGCACTTCGCGATCTTTATAGAACAGTTTGGGAAGTTCCTATGCGTTCGTTAATCGATATGGCCGCTGAACGTGGCGCATTTATTGATCAAAGTCAATCTATGAACTTGTTTATGGAGACACCAACGATTGGTAAATTGTCATCTATGTACATGTACGCTTTTCAAAAAGGAATTAAGACTAGCTATTATCTACGTTCACGACCGGCTACAAAGATACGTCAATCAACCAAAGGTGCTTCAGAGCACGCAATTAAAGCACCGGATGATACGGTAGATCTGGCTTTGGCTGAAAAGATTGCTTGTTCGTTGGAAAATCCTGAATCCTGCGAATCTTGTCAGTAATTAAATAGAACAAGAAACTGAACACAAAAAACTTACTTTATGAGGAGACGATCGAGATGACATCCACCCAAGCAATTACAAACATTGACGCCGAACTAGAAACAGAAGCAGAACAAACATTTCCCGGTTTAGAACATGAGCCACATATTCTAGATCCTGGATTTAGATTAACTCTTCGTCCAATGCGTTACCCACAATTTTATGATATGTATCGTGATGCGATTAAGAACACATGGACTGTTGAAGAAATTGATTTAGCTTCTGATATCTCAGACCTCACAGGAAAACTATCGCCTGCTGAAACTCACCTTGTAAAACGTATTGTTGCGTTCTTCGCTACAGGAGACTCCATTGTTTCAAATAACTTAGTATTGAACTTATATAAGCATATCAATTCACCCGAAGGTCGTTTGTACCTATCTAGACAATTATATGAAGAAGCACTTCACGTTCAGTTCTACTTGACTTTGCTTGATACTTATATCCCTGATCACGATGAACGAAATGAAATGTTCCGTGCTGTTGAGACAATACCATCAATCAAACGAAAAGCGGATTTTTGCTTTAAATGGATCGGTTCAATAGATGAACTCGACAAACTAGAAACCGCCGCAGATCGACGTCGTTTCTTATTAAATCTAATTTGTTTTGCTGCCTGTATAGAAGGAATGTTCTTTTTCGGAGCTTTTGCATATGTTTACTTCCTTAGATCAAAAGGATTATTAAATGGTCTTGCATCAGGGACTAACTGGGTCTTTCGTGATGAAAGCTGTCATATGGAATTTGCGTTTGCTGTTATCGACACCGTTCGCCAAGAGGAGCCATCGTTATTTGATGATGAGATGCGTAGCCAAATAGAAGAAATGTTCCAAGAAGCAATCGATTGTGAATACCAATTTGCACAAGATGTTCTAACTGATGGAATACCCGGACTACCGTTGGCTGAAGTGAAACAATATCTTGAATATTGTGCAGATCGTCGATTTGAAGTACTGGGAATGCCTACTAAGTACAAAGTAAAGAACCCTTTTGAGTTCATGAACTTACAAGATGTACAAGAACTTTCAAACTTCTTTGAACGTAGCGTAAGCGCATATCAAGTTTCAGTCGAAGGTGATGTTGAACTCAACGAAGACTTCTAATTCTATTATTGGACTAATATTATATCGACATACTTTGCGGAAATATTTATTTGTAACTATGAGTTATAATAAGATACTTGTAGATATAAGGAAATTATGTTTAATTCAATAGATAAAATACGTACACTTGGAGATCCAGTCTTAAAAGTACGCTGTAGTGAGATAACGGAATTCTCAAAGTCAGATGAAGACTTAGCCTTAAAAATGATAAAGATTTTGGCCAAAGATAAAAAAGGTATTGGGCTAGCAGCTAATCAAATAGGTATTAAAAAGCGTATTGTCGTCGTTGAAAGTGATCATCTGAATATTCCAGAACCAGTATTAATAAACCCTGAAATACATGATTCATCAGAGCTATGGGAATATGAAGAAGGGTGTCTATCTATACCTGGTTTTTATTTTCCGATACTTAGACCAAAGCTGATACATCTAACTGCGCAACGATTAGATGGCACTAAGTTTGAATTAGAGCTAGATGTCATTGAGGCGCGCTTAATGTTGCACGAAATAGATCACCTCAATGGACTTTGTATGTTTGATAATATCCCTAAAGAAGAAATGGCTTTTGCCCAAGAGATTTATTCAGAAGTACAAGCAGGTATGGAATGTCGAACCTATAGTCGTGGTCGCGACGACGAGGATTATGAACTATAAAAATCAAAAAGAATATTATGTCGAAAATATTGATCTACAATATTGGATTTAACTTATTCCAGTTGTTAGACCCATGGCTATTAAAGGAAGATGTTTATCAGCCAAAGCATTAGTTATTACACCCGTACATATCTGTGGTATTGCTTCTTCTGGAACATTCCTTATTGAAGTAACCAGTCCTCCTCCTCCTTGTAGAATCGCTCTTGCAGCTAACAATTCTTCAATATCGAAAAGGCTAACATCCCATGCGCCTGAGGGATCATTAGGATCAAGCGTATGGGCTCTATAGCTTGGCTTCTCAATATTAGGGTTTGTTTCACGCAATCTATATTCAACAGGTGAACCATTAACAAATGCTTTAAAAGTAAGAATCCGGGCTCCGTTATTCACTTCAAGCCTAACATCGGTTACTTCAGGGAGAACTTTTACATTTGCAATAGCATCAACAACACGATTTGCAGCATGTAATGGAAATTCTCTTACAGCACCTGCAATACCTGAAATTGCATTGAACGGATTGACAAATTTTCTAACTTGCATATTTCCCCCTATGAAGTAAGTACATCCTACTTCAAGAAAATTGTGCAATAGTTAAATTTCCATAAAAAAACAGGGCCTAAGCCCTGTAATTAGATTAAATATTAATAAATACTATTTTTCTTCTTTAAACATTACATGTTTGCGTAGTTTTGGATCATATTTCATCATCTCAAGACGCTCACGTGAATTATTTTTATTTTTCTTAGTGTAATAAGTGAAACCGCTACCTTCTGTAGAACGTAACTTCACCAAGATTCGTTTCATATTTTTTGCCATAATGCACCAATCAATCTAAATTTATATTTTTTCGCCGCGTTTACGCATCTCTGCTAGAACAGATTCGATACCACGTTTGTTAATAATTTTGATACCTTTTGCAGAAACAGTCAGTTTTACGAAACGATTTTCACTAGGTACAAAAAATTTCTTCTTTTGGATATTAGGACGAAACCATCTGTTAGTACGAATGTGTGAGTGAGACACATTTTTACCAGTAGTTGGTTTTTTGCCTGTTACTTGGCATACTCCACTCATGTACTTTCCTTCCCAGGATAATTAAATATTGTGATTTGTATTCTAAATCACGAGGTCTTATATTCTAGCCCGAAAGGGGTACTCTCGCGCCAGTCGTATGGTTATCTTATTTTAAGATACATTTGTTGGATCCCAACAAGTACGATAATTCCTTTCCAAATCAGCAATCATAGACAAATCTTCAGGATCTAACTTAAAATCAAAAACATCGATATTCTCAATAATACGTGATGGTGTAGACGATTTTGGAATAACGACAAGATTCATCTCTAAGCACCATTTGATCATAATTTGAGCAGTAGTTTTATTATGCTTAGCAGCAATTTTGACTAAAACCTCATTATCTAAACCATTTCCATGAGCAAGAGGTGAATATGCTTCAATTAAAATGTCATTTTCTGCACAATAATCTCGTAGTTCTTTTTGCTGTAAATATACATGAATCTCAACTTGGTTAATTGCTGGTTTAACATCGCATTCTCTTAATAATTCTTCCAAATGTTTGATTGTATAGTTACTTACGCCTATTGATTTAGCTTTACCTGATTCGAGTATTTCTTGCATTCTCGTCCATGCCGGACGACGGAGTTCCGTTACTGGGAAATGAACTAGAAATAAATCCACATAATCTGTTTGGAGATTTTCTAATGAGATTTCAAATGAAGGCCAAACGTGTTTAAAATATTGATTATCATTCCATAGTTTTGTCGTTATAAACAGGTCTTCTCGTTTTAAGTTGGGAATAGTTTTATAGCCAGTTTGTAACGCTGCACCTAAAATTTCTTCATTGCAATATGTTTGCGCCGTATCAAAGTGTCGATATCCACACTCTAAGGCGGTTGCTATAGCTTTGTTACATATTTCTTCATCTTTATTTTCCCACATACCAAGGCCTATTTGGTCGATTTCTAATCCATTGTTCATTTTTCTTAACGGTGCAGTTGTCATTTTTGTCTCTTTCCTAATTCAAATACTTAATTAACTATAGCTTTATTTTGGCTTAGATTAAAAAACGTTCAATTTATTCCCAGTTTCAACTTAAAAAGCATCTGAAAACTCCTTTATATCAAGAATTAATATCTTTATATCTACAATCCTGAATATATCTTAACATCCACTATTAATATTAGAAATTAATTTAAAATCTATATGAAAACTATTTAAGTAAATTAGATCTAAGAATTTTAGAATTGTATATGGAGGATTCAATATGGAAATTAAAGATGAGAAAAATCTCACTACTGCTACTGGAACTCCAGTAGTCGACAATCAAAATGCTATGACAGCTGGTCCAAGAGGGCCCATGTTGCTGCAAGATGTTTGGTTTTTGGAAAAACTTGCACATTTCGACAGGGAAGTAATCCCAGAAAGAAGAATGCATGCAAAAGGATCTGGAGCTTTTGGAACTTTTACTGTTACAAAAGATATTTCAAAATATTCAAAAGCAAAGATTTTTTCACAAATAGGTAAAAAAACTGAGATGTTTGCACGATTTTCTACAGTAGCAGGTGAAAGAGGTGCAGCCGATGCGGAACGAGATATTCGC
The genomic region above belongs to Acidimicrobiia bacterium and contains:
- the rpmG gene encoding 50S ribosomal protein L33, producing MAKNMKRILVKLRSTEGSGFTYYTKKNKNNSRERLEMMKYDPKLRKHVMFKEEK
- the clpB gene encoding ATP-dependent chaperone ClpB translates to MSIDPEKFTQKAAEALNNANTNARSAGNNTITPERVLICMLDQFESVVLPTLKKIGVEPNVLRHQCEAKVKTEVSVSGSINEPTIDMELYRILEAADNERAVMGDEYVSTEHILLAMSRSTSKIGDMLRASDVSYEVILDALKEIRGSHRVTTDDPEATFNALEKFGRDLTQDARMGKLDPVIGRDDEIRRVIHVLSRRTKNNPVLIGEPGVGKTAIAEGLARRIVEGDVPDSLKNKRLISLDISSMVAGAKFRGDFEERLKATLKEITDADGQIITFIDELHTIVGAGGTGESSMDAGNMIKPMLARGELRLLGATTLDEYKKYIEKDPALERRFATVFVGEPSVEDTIAILRGLKERYEVHHGVRIKDGALIAASVLSNRYIPARQLPDKAIDLIDEAASGLRIQIDSMPTEIDVVERRIRQLEIERTALGKETDTASLNRLSSLEREFSGLNEKRASLVSRWQVEKEAISSISQAKHDLEEAKNLAETAERDGKLEKAAELRYSRIPELEHEIELRSAALEQVAPGDRMLKEEVDEDDIAEVISNWTKIPISRLLEGEMQKLLNLEDKLHESVVGQDKAVSVIASAVRRSRSGLSDPDRPIGSFLFLGPTGVGKTELARALALTLFDDEKAMIRIDMSEYMDKHTVSRLIGAPPGYIGYDEGGQLTEAIRRRPYSVILLDEIEKANTDIFNVLLQVLDDGRLTDGQGHVVNFTNTVIIMTSNLGAGENELQVIDTVQQFFKPEFVNRIDEMVVFSSLTIEDLSKIVLLQLDDVAKRLREKNLTLVVDQGASRLLATKGYDPDFGARPLKRVIQHDVVDEIAKKILEGQFREGDVILIQKGEGDVLIIERSDKSGINESLV
- the def gene encoding peptide deformylase, which produces MFNSIDKIRTLGDPVLKVRCSEITEFSKSDEDLALKMIKILAKDKKGIGLAANQIGIKKRIVVVESDHLNIPEPVLINPEIHDSSELWEYEEGCLSIPGFYFPILRPKLIHLTAQRLDGTKFELELDVIEARLMLHEIDHLNGLCMFDNIPKEEMAFAQEIYSEVQAGMECRTYSRGRDDEDYEL
- a CDS encoding ribonucleotide-diphosphate reductase subunit beta: MTSTQAITNIDAELETEAEQTFPGLEHEPHILDPGFRLTLRPMRYPQFYDMYRDAIKNTWTVEEIDLASDISDLTGKLSPAETHLVKRIVAFFATGDSIVSNNLVLNLYKHINSPEGRLYLSRQLYEEALHVQFYLTLLDTYIPDHDERNEMFRAVETIPSIKRKADFCFKWIGSIDELDKLETAADRRRFLLNLICFAACIEGMFFFGAFAYVYFLRSKGLLNGLASGTNWVFRDESCHMEFAFAVIDTVRQEEPSLFDDEMRSQIEEMFQEAIDCEYQFAQDVLTDGIPGLPLAEVKQYLEYCADRRFEVLGMPTKYKVKNPFEFMNLQDVQELSNFFERSVSAYQVSVEGDVELNEDF
- a CDS encoding AI-2E family transporter — encoded protein: MSKVIEDDLNLSDVGITTSSRSIDIHPRSFPMIVLAIVFLGVSALLFSNIAKTFTAFVVAMLFALALDPLIVKLQDCRNWKVYRYITRSKNKKSDQKQLGRYLSVSVVLGLFIVSITLGSYLIAPQISTQIQNFAKEIPQTVKGLERIPLIGEKIGSKENQEKISDAIKELPDRLSSRNSPLGTIFKSIANGAYLGFLFIMMFIALLLDGPRVVKNLRSIVPGENKEAADRISHALYRVIGKYMAGSIFVALLAGTVMGTLGLILGLPLVPLLFVWITFTNLIPQIGGLLGGLPFVLFGFGVSPLTGTLCAAIFLGYQQIENHLIQPIVIGKTIKISPPITMVAALLGASAGGILGAMLAVPFVGVIKAMAAEFDFPRGVRAKMIEKEVIEPEESEL
- a CDS encoding aldo/keto reductase; its protein translation is MTTAPLRKMNNGLEIDQIGLGMWENKDEEICNKAIATALECGYRHFDTAQTYCNEEILGAALQTGYKTIPNLKREDLFITTKLWNDNQYFKHVWPSFEISLENLQTDYVDLFLVHFPVTELRRPAWTRMQEILESGKAKSIGVSNYTIKHLEELLRECDVKPAINQVEIHVYLQQKELRDYCAENDILIEAYSPLAHGNGLDNEVLVKIAAKHNKTTAQIMIKWCLEMNLVVIPKSSTPSRIIENIDVFDFKLDPEDLSMIADLERNYRTCWDPTNVS
- the rpmB gene encoding 50S ribosomal protein L28, with amino-acid sequence MSGVCQVTGKKPTTGKNVSHSHIRTNRWFRPNIQKKKFFVPSENRFVKLTVSAKGIKIINKRGIESVLAEMRKRGEKI
- a CDS encoding AI-2E family transporter; translated protein: MNKKVSNPITLKISFISAIGIVISVGLGIFLIHATDNASRTIGWILFSISIAFMLYPGVNLLDKYMNRTFAVIIMAIFTLLLIVIPIYSVVDDVNSQTTKLEKSLPEKAAKLERTGKYAESFKKFEIENKTKSVIKAIPDYIQGGTKTERLRANADRTIAFIASGVMMLFFLSYGKKLLLGALSIIENEKRRDIFRRKLTHAYKRSTSFAWAQIGLSLSTGLFAYSLCRYYSIPAGGLLATWVAVWNIIPIFGTLIGSLPILLIAGAKNINEAFVILGLVIVYEIIESFVRHRYLGQHVMRLDSIVVIFVTFAGLELYGLGGALTGLLIAAFLHALAAEYSDMNEAKNLN
- a CDS encoding ribonucleoside-diphosphate reductase subunit alpha → MRIKKRNGSLEPCDVNKIVRAIARCSVGLDKVDSMRVAMRTIAGLHDGATTEELDRLSIQTAGALVVEEPEYSRLAARLLATFIDKEVRNQGIQSFSQSIAHEHMNGLVNDDIFEFVNANARKLDDAIETNNSWLFEYFGLRTTADRYLLRQPESRKVVETPQYFFLRVACGLAENVHEAISFYKLISSLAYLPSSPTLFNAGTMHTQMSSCYLLDSPLDSLDSIYDKYKDVARLSKHAGGIGLAYSRVRSRGSLIRGTNGLSNGIVPWLKTLDSSVMAVNQGGRRKGAACVYLETWHADIEEFLELRDNTGDESRRTHHLNLANWVPDIFMRRVDEDGQWSLFDPNDYPEFVDLYGEEFDAAYEKAEAKGNFVKQVPARDIYGRMMRTLAQTGNGWMTFKDACNKKANQVGKSNNIIHLSNLCTEILEVTSDTETAVCNLGSINLSKFVDDGPNGKQVAYDRIGEVVRTAVTFLDRVIDRNWYPIETAQASNSRWRPIGLGLMGLQDVFFQLKIAFDSEEAKKISSRISEEIYYHALVRSIELAEEFGPHSAFSETRAAEGKFQFDLWENAVPQEAKRFEDLRERMVKSGLRNSLMIAIAPTATIASIAGCYECIEPQISNLFKRETLSGEFLQINSYLVKDLQSEGLWTEAVRDKIKKAEGSIQAIDEIPQALRDLYRTVWEVPMRSLIDMAAERGAFIDQSQSMNLFMETPTIGKLSSMYMYAFQKGIKTSYYLRSRPATKIRQSTKGASEHAIKAPDDTVDLALAEKIACSLENPESCESCQ